A portion of the Flavobacterium magnum genome contains these proteins:
- a CDS encoding DUF6327 family protein produces MENKRYSSYEEIDRDLEILQLEKEIQFRKLAQSFSKTKDSLSPGQMIKSSLPSVAVNALSGLAGPIKGMALSFVLKKLFRL; encoded by the coding sequence ATGGAAAATAAACGATACAGTTCTTACGAAGAGATTGACCGAGACCTTGAAATCCTGCAACTCGAAAAGGAGATCCAGTTCCGAAAATTGGCGCAAAGTTTCAGTAAAACCAAGGACAGCCTGTCGCCCGGGCAAATGATTAAAAGCAGTTTGCCCTCTGTTGCCGTAAATGCGTTAAGCGGTCTTGCGGGCCCGATCAAGGGCATGGCGCTTTCGTTTGTACTGAAGAAGTTGTTCCGTCTATAA
- a CDS encoding SPFH domain-containing protein has product MTFEISFAIIGFIGLFIFFSSFFTVKQQSAVVVERFGKFLSVRNSGLQIKIPVFDRIAGRVNLKIQQLDVIIETKTQDNVFIKMKVSVQFKVIQDKVYDAFYKLEYPHDQITAYVFDVVRAEVPKLKLDDVFERKDDIAIAVKRELNDAMMTYGYDIINTLVTDIDPDIQVKNAMNRINAADREKTAAEFEAESSRIRIVAKAKAEAESKRLQGQGIADQRREIARGLVESVEVLNNVGINSQEASALIVVTQHYDTLQAIGADTNSNLILLPNSPQAATDMLNNMVASFAASNQVGEMMKRKTPKIEKNTSRFTDMPENPENPDITV; this is encoded by the coding sequence ATGACATTTGAAATTTCGTTTGCTATTATCGGTTTTATCGGTCTGTTTATTTTCTTTTCCTCCTTTTTTACGGTCAAGCAGCAAAGCGCTGTAGTGGTAGAGCGTTTCGGGAAATTCCTGAGTGTCCGTAACTCCGGTTTGCAGATTAAGATTCCGGTTTTCGACCGGATTGCGGGCCGCGTGAACCTCAAAATCCAGCAACTGGACGTGATCATTGAAACCAAGACGCAAGATAACGTGTTCATCAAGATGAAAGTGTCAGTGCAGTTCAAGGTGATTCAGGACAAGGTTTACGACGCATTTTATAAATTGGAGTATCCGCACGACCAGATTACGGCTTATGTGTTTGACGTGGTGCGTGCCGAAGTGCCTAAACTCAAGCTCGACGATGTTTTTGAAAGGAAAGACGACATCGCGATTGCAGTAAAGCGTGAATTAAACGATGCCATGATGACTTATGGTTATGACATTATCAATACTTTGGTTACTGATATTGATCCTGATATTCAGGTCAAAAATGCCATGAACCGCATCAATGCTGCCGATCGTGAGAAAACCGCTGCCGAGTTTGAAGCGGAAAGTTCGCGCATCCGGATTGTGGCCAAAGCCAAGGCCGAAGCTGAGAGCAAGCGTTTGCAGGGACAGGGTATCGCTGACCAAAGGCGTGAGATTGCCCGAGGTCTTGTAGAAAGTGTCGAGGTTTTGAACAACGTAGGCATCAATTCTCAGGAGGCTTCCGCGCTGATTGTTGTTACCCAACATTATGACACGCTTCAGGCGATTGGTGCAGATACAAATTCAAACCTGATCCTGCTGCCCAATTCGCCGCAGGCTGCCACAGACATGCTTAACAACATGGTCGCCTCATTTGCCGCCTCAAACCAGGTCGGTGAAATGATGAAACGCAAAACGCCGAAAATAGAAAAGAATACATCACGGTTCACTGACATGCCGGAGAATCCGGAGAACCCTGATATCACGGTATAA
- a CDS encoding outer membrane beta-barrel protein, whose protein sequence is MKNIILLCATVISFTATAQYDYEDSNMIGITGGINQMTMVSDGLQTKGGTGWNAGLSVRGNFYNNWDMVYAMQFSEYHFSVASTNAIGIPREADYTMSGGQVTLQFSYKIVPRHFSVEIGPAFHFQGKMDYDRQQKEDLVVGTPLTVEQLRDISKFNVSPVVGLTAGFLKFRANVSYQYGVLNTFERVNKNHGSHISAHPGVLNANLVFYL, encoded by the coding sequence ATGAAAAACATCATCCTGCTGTGCGCCACGGTAATATCATTCACGGCCACAGCACAATACGATTACGAGGATTCAAACATGATCGGGATTACCGGAGGCATCAATCAGATGACAATGGTTTCCGACGGATTGCAGACAAAAGGCGGCACCGGTTGGAACGCAGGGCTGTCAGTACGCGGGAATTTTTACAACAACTGGGATATGGTGTATGCGATGCAGTTCAGCGAATACCATTTTTCGGTCGCGTCGACCAATGCGATCGGGATTCCCCGGGAAGCGGATTATACGATGTCGGGCGGGCAGGTGACGCTGCAGTTCAGCTACAAGATCGTACCGCGGCACTTCAGCGTAGAAATAGGTCCGGCATTTCATTTCCAGGGTAAAATGGATTACGACAGACAGCAAAAAGAAGACCTTGTCGTTGGAACGCCGCTGACCGTTGAGCAGCTGCGTGACATTTCTAAATTCAATGTATCACCCGTGGTTGGCCTGACAGCGGGCTTTTTAAAGTTCCGGGCGAATGTATCTTACCAATATGGCGTGCTCAATACGTTTGAAAGGGTCAATAAAAACCATGGAAGCCACATCAGCGCGCATCCGGGGGTGCTCAATGCGAACCTGGTATTTTACCTGTAA
- the gltX gene encoding glutamate--tRNA ligase, with protein sequence MSKPIRVRFAPSPTGPLHIGGVRTALFNYLFAKKHGGVFYLRVEDTDQNRFVPGAEEYIMEALEWLGIAPSETVGKNEKFGPYRQSERKDLYKQYADQLVDSGWAYYAFDTAEALDAHRKQHEAEGKTFIYNHHNREKLDTSLVIPKDETEKRIAAGEDFVIRFKTPVDETLHLHDIIRGDIKFETNLLDDKVLFKSDGMPTYHLANIVDDHLMETSHVIRGEEWLPSMPLHVLLYRAFGWEAPGFAHLPLILKPIGNGKLSKRDGDKMGFPVFPLEWKSEEGISSGYREKGFFPEAVINFLALLGWNDGTDKELFSLEELAESFDLNRVHKAGAKFDPEKNKWFNHQYLIKQDDDTLAKAFAPIVYEKGIATDYGTLVKIVSVIKERAHFVSEFWDLADYFFVAPTSYDEKASKNWREETPELMKQLMSVLEKMEGFHSKNIEDIVKDWMAKNEIGMGKIMQPFRLSLVGALKGPHLFDIAELIGKEETIKRIQKAIDTL encoded by the coding sequence ATGTCCAAGCCAATCCGTGTGCGTTTCGCACCAAGCCCTACAGGTCCGCTGCATATCGGCGGTGTCAGAACTGCGCTTTTCAATTATCTCTTTGCCAAAAAACATGGCGGTGTTTTCTATTTACGTGTTGAAGATACAGACCAGAACCGATTTGTTCCGGGCGCCGAAGAATACATCATGGAAGCGTTGGAATGGCTTGGGATTGCCCCTTCGGAAACCGTTGGAAAGAATGAGAAATTCGGGCCCTACCGCCAGAGTGAGCGAAAAGATTTGTACAAACAATATGCCGACCAGCTTGTAGATTCGGGTTGGGCGTACTACGCATTTGATACCGCTGAAGCCCTGGATGCGCATCGTAAGCAGCATGAAGCGGAAGGAAAGACCTTCATTTACAACCACCACAACCGTGAAAAACTCGATACTTCGTTAGTCATCCCAAAAGATGAAACCGAAAAAAGGATTGCTGCCGGAGAAGATTTCGTCATCCGTTTCAAAACGCCGGTGGATGAAACCCTGCATTTACATGACATCATCCGTGGCGACATTAAATTCGAAACAAACTTACTCGACGACAAAGTGTTGTTCAAAAGTGACGGCATGCCGACGTACCACCTGGCCAATATCGTCGATGATCACCTGATGGAAACTTCACATGTGATCCGCGGCGAGGAATGGCTCCCGTCAATGCCTTTGCACGTGTTGCTGTATCGCGCATTCGGTTGGGAAGCGCCCGGGTTTGCGCATTTGCCATTGATCTTAAAACCCATCGGAAACGGAAAATTATCCAAACGCGACGGCGATAAAATGGGTTTCCCGGTATTTCCTCTGGAGTGGAAATCTGAGGAAGGCATTTCCTCAGGCTATCGCGAAAAAGGATTTTTCCCTGAAGCGGTGATCAATTTCCTCGCGCTTTTAGGATGGAACGATGGTACGGACAAAGAATTATTTTCCCTGGAAGAACTCGCTGAAAGTTTTGATTTGAACCGCGTACACAAAGCCGGTGCCAAATTCGATCCCGAGAAAAACAAATGGTTCAACCACCAGTACCTGATCAAACAGGACGACGACACTTTGGCGAAAGCCTTTGCCCCTATCGTCTACGAAAAAGGAATTGCGACAGATTATGGTACTTTGGTTAAAATCGTGTCTGTGATTAAGGAACGGGCGCATTTCGTTTCTGAATTCTGGGATTTGGCTGATTATTTTTTCGTTGCGCCAACCTCGTACGATGAAAAAGCATCAAAAAACTGGAGAGAGGAAACGCCTGAATTGATGAAACAATTGATGTCCGTTCTGGAAAAAATGGAAGGATTCCATTCCAAAAACATCGAGGATATCGTAAAAGACTGGATGGCCAAAAATGAAATCGGTATGGGCAAGATCATGCAGCCGTTCCGTTTAAGCCTCGTCGGTGCGTTGAAAGGGCCGCATTTATTCGACATCGCTGAATTGATTGGTAAGGAAGAAACCATCAAAAGGATTCAAAAAGCCATCGACACCTTATAA
- a CDS encoding DUF4175 family protein translates to METTSLIYEKLEAFIRKYYTNELLRGVIFFTGLGLIYLLFTLFVEYFLWLKPTGRTALFWLFIAVETFLLFRYILFPISKLFKIQKGIGYAEASKIIGNHFSEVDDKLTNFLQLAHDNNKSELLLASIEQKAGTLQPVPFTNAVNFRKNRKYLPLAILPILFFAFFYISGNSRMISQSLDRVVHFKQQYLPPAPFEFKLLNKNLQTEQGNDFILKIRTEGRVVPENTMIFIGDESYSMENVSPGVFQYRFEKPSKDVAFHVEANDIASLDYKLGVVAVPTIANFRMVLDFPSYLRKKSETVQGTGNAIVPEGTRVTWKVSALATGKVEWSDMTTTVPFAANENNFSLSKGIMQNVDYQILTSNAKVKHYEKLNYQISVVKDQFPTISAGNAPDSLNVAKNVVIGQVSDDYGISRLQIVYYPKNNPKNGRKAGLSVKRDVFDQFVFSFPGTLPVDEGVSYEYYFEVFDNDAIHHYKSTKSSVFSDRIATEEEKQDQIFQDQNNNINGMEKSLKSQDKQLSELEKLQKMAKEKDNLDFKDQQKVNDFIRKQREQDEIMKRFSEKMKDNLEKFKSDPKDEQKKELLEKMEKVEKVSEETQKLLDELKELNDKIQQEDLMEKMDKLKQSSKNQTKNLQQLVELTKRYYVQKKAEQLADRLEKLAEKQDQLANKEDENNAEKQKEINEEFDKIQEDLKDLEKENKDLKSPMDIPTDGQKQEDIDQDLKNASEELKKNNKSKAKPKQKSASKKMREMSAKMSDSMQSGEQEQIDEDVKMLRQILDNLLAFSFSEEDLLKQFKDLKRTSPSFNKSLKAQQDLKQQFRHVDDSLFAMSLRNPKIGEEITKEIGNVHYNMDRSLETLVEGMIAKGVSHQQYAVTSSNKLADMLSDILNGMQMSMSGMGMGKPKPGQGEGMQLPDIIMKQGQLGEKMKEGMKPGDKPGDKPGDKPGEKPGDKPGEKPGDKPGQKPGDKGKPGQTGKPGQSGKDGKSDADGEGEGGEGNAKAIMDIYKEQRQLRDALQKELEKNGMNGAGQKTLDQMKDIEKQLLNKGFKNEVLQKILNVKQELLKLDKAIQEQGEEKKRQSQTNKKEFNNQTNALNPALQQYLNSVEILNRQSLPLRSNFNQKVQEYFRKDD, encoded by the coding sequence TTGGAAACCACATCGCTCATTTACGAGAAGTTAGAGGCTTTTATCAGAAAATATTATACGAACGAATTGCTGCGTGGCGTGATTTTCTTTACCGGCCTTGGCTTAATATACCTTTTGTTTACGTTGTTTGTTGAGTACTTCCTTTGGCTCAAACCTACCGGGCGAACGGCGCTTTTCTGGCTGTTTATTGCTGTTGAGACGTTTTTGCTGTTCCGTTATATCCTGTTCCCGATTTCGAAATTATTCAAGATACAGAAAGGGATCGGGTACGCCGAGGCCTCGAAGATTATCGGCAATCATTTCTCAGAGGTAGATGACAAACTGACCAATTTTCTGCAACTGGCGCACGATAACAACAAATCAGAGCTGCTGCTTGCGTCGATTGAACAGAAGGCCGGTACGTTGCAGCCCGTTCCGTTTACAAATGCGGTCAACTTCCGGAAGAACAGGAAGTACCTGCCATTGGCGATTCTTCCGATATTGTTTTTCGCCTTTTTCTACATTTCAGGCAATAGCAGGATGATTTCGCAAAGCCTCGATCGCGTAGTGCATTTCAAGCAGCAGTACTTACCGCCCGCGCCGTTTGAATTTAAGCTCCTCAACAAGAATTTGCAAACCGAACAGGGCAACGATTTCATCCTGAAGATCAGGACGGAAGGCAGGGTTGTACCTGAAAACACGATGATTTTTATCGGTGATGAATCATATTCTATGGAAAATGTTTCTCCCGGAGTTTTTCAGTACCGATTTGAAAAGCCGTCGAAGGATGTTGCGTTTCACGTGGAGGCTAACGATATCGCTTCACTCGACTACAAGCTTGGCGTGGTGGCGGTGCCAACGATCGCCAACTTCCGGATGGTCCTTGATTTTCCGTCCTACCTGCGTAAGAAATCGGAAACCGTACAGGGAACCGGTAATGCGATCGTACCCGAAGGCACGCGTGTAACCTGGAAAGTATCGGCGCTGGCTACGGGCAAAGTGGAATGGTCCGATATGACAACGACGGTGCCCTTCGCGGCCAATGAAAATAATTTTAGTTTGTCTAAGGGCATCATGCAAAACGTCGACTATCAGATTTTGACGTCGAATGCGAAAGTGAAGCATTATGAAAAGCTGAATTATCAGATTTCTGTCGTAAAAGACCAATTTCCTACCATCAGCGCGGGCAACGCCCCGGATAGCCTTAATGTGGCTAAAAATGTGGTTATCGGCCAGGTTTCTGATGACTACGGGATTTCCAGATTACAGATTGTTTACTATCCGAAGAATAATCCTAAAAATGGACGCAAGGCGGGTTTAAGTGTGAAGCGCGACGTTTTCGACCAGTTCGTTTTCAGTTTCCCCGGAACGCTGCCCGTGGATGAGGGTGTTTCCTATGAGTATTACTTCGAAGTTTTCGACAACGATGCCATTCATCACTACAAGAGTACTAAATCTTCGGTATTTTCTGACAGGATTGCGACTGAAGAGGAAAAGCAGGACCAGATATTCCAGGACCAGAACAACAATATCAACGGTATGGAAAAGTCCCTGAAAAGCCAAGACAAGCAGCTTAGTGAACTTGAGAAGCTCCAGAAAATGGCAAAGGAAAAGGATAATCTCGATTTTAAGGACCAGCAGAAGGTGAATGATTTCATCAGAAAGCAACGGGAACAGGATGAGATAATGAAACGCTTTTCGGAAAAGATGAAGGACAACCTTGAAAAATTCAAGTCGGATCCGAAAGACGAACAGAAAAAGGAACTGTTGGAAAAGATGGAGAAGGTCGAGAAAGTGTCTGAAGAAACCCAAAAGTTGCTAGACGAACTCAAGGAACTCAATGATAAAATCCAACAGGAGGACCTGATGGAGAAAATGGACAAACTCAAGCAAAGTTCCAAAAACCAGACCAAAAACCTCCAGCAGCTTGTAGAACTCACCAAACGTTACTACGTGCAGAAGAAGGCGGAGCAACTGGCTGACCGTTTGGAAAAATTGGCTGAAAAGCAGGATCAACTGGCCAACAAGGAGGATGAGAATAATGCTGAGAAGCAAAAGGAAATCAATGAGGAATTTGACAAGATTCAAGAGGACCTGAAAGATTTGGAGAAGGAAAATAAGGACCTTAAATCGCCAATGGACATCCCAACCGACGGGCAGAAACAGGAAGATATCGACCAGGATTTAAAGAACGCTTCAGAGGAGTTGAAGAAAAACAATAAGTCGAAGGCCAAACCGAAGCAGAAAAGCGCTTCAAAGAAGATGCGCGAAATGAGCGCCAAGATGAGCGACAGCATGCAAAGTGGCGAACAGGAGCAAATAGATGAAGACGTCAAGATGCTTCGGCAGATTCTCGATAATTTGCTGGCGTTTTCATTCTCAGAGGAGGACTTATTGAAGCAGTTCAAAGACCTTAAACGCACCTCTCCATCATTTAACAAGAGTCTGAAGGCACAACAGGACCTCAAGCAACAGTTCCGACATGTTGACGACAGCCTTTTTGCGATGTCGTTGCGCAATCCCAAAATCGGTGAGGAGATTACAAAGGAAATCGGTAACGTGCACTACAATATGGACCGTTCGTTAGAGACGCTTGTAGAGGGCATGATTGCCAAAGGTGTATCGCACCAGCAGTATGCGGTTACGTCCTCGAACAAGCTGGCTGATATGCTGAGTGATATACTCAACGGCATGCAGATGTCGATGTCAGGGATGGGCATGGGTAAGCCAAAACCGGGACAGGGAGAAGGCATGCAGCTTCCTGACATCATCATGAAACAGGGGCAGCTCGGCGAAAAGATGAAAGAAGGCATGAAGCCCGGTGACAAGCCCGGCGATAAACCCGGCGATAAACCAGGAGAAAAGCCCGGTGACAAACCGGGAGAAAAACCAGGCGATAAACCTGGGCAAAAGCCCGGCGATAAAGGCAAGCCGGGCCAGACAGGAAAGCCAGGCCAAAGCGGTAAGGACGGTAAGAGCGATGCAGACGGAGAAGGTGAAGGCGGCGAGGGAAATGCCAAAGCCATTATGGACATCTACAAGGAGCAACGTCAATTGCGGGATGCGTTGCAAAAGGAACTCGAGAAGAATGGCATGAATGGTGCGGGACAGAAGACCTTAGATCAGATGAAAGATATCGAGAAGCAGCTTTTGAATAAGGGGTTTAAGAACGAAGTCCTTCAAAAAATCCTGAACGTGAAGCAGGAGCTTCTGAAGCTCGACAAAGCCATACAGGAGCAGGGTGAAGAAAAGAAGCGGCAATCCCAAACGAACAAAAAGGAGTTTAACAACCAGACCAATGCGTTAAATCCGGCATTGCAACAATATTTGAATAGTGTGGAGATTTTAAACAGACAAAGCTTACCTTTGCGCTCCAATTTTAACCAGAAGGTTCAGGAATATTTTAGGAAAGATGATTGA
- the ybeY gene encoding rRNA maturation RNase YbeY has product MIEFNYETDFKLDNEDRYRSWVSAVVTSENKKGGDINYIFCDDDYLHNINMQYLQHDTLTDIISFDYSLGNEIHGDIFISVERVRDNAADFSVSFDDELRRVMAHGILHFCGYKDKTNKDEVLMREKEDEKMKMFHVEL; this is encoded by the coding sequence ATGATTGAGTTTAACTACGAGACCGACTTTAAGCTCGATAACGAAGACCGATACAGGTCATGGGTTAGTGCGGTGGTCACGTCTGAAAACAAGAAAGGGGGCGACATCAATTACATTTTCTGTGATGACGATTACCTTCATAATATCAACATGCAGTACCTGCAGCACGATACCTTGACGGATATTATCAGTTTTGATTATTCATTAGGCAACGAGATCCATGGCGATATTTTTATTTCCGTTGAGAGGGTACGCGACAATGCGGCGGACTTCAGTGTGTCGTTTGATGACGAGCTCAGGCGGGTCATGGCTCATGGTATACTGCATTTCTGTGGCTACAAGGACAAAACCAACAAAGACGAAGTTTTAATGCGTGAAAAGGAAGACGAGAAAATGAAAATGTTCCACGTGGAACTGTAG